The following are from one region of the Magallana gigas chromosome 4, xbMagGiga1.1, whole genome shotgun sequence genome:
- the LOC105342572 gene encoding zinc finger and BTB domain-containing protein 42 produces MESAPLSMVYRSEKQLPKLNLAFQEFYEHEEFCDITLVATTKRFRAHRVILAAFSPYFYQAFSQQNSYLSEFSCHRFDEGSLKCLLDFCYSGVITVNSVSAEKLLSVATVLQIKEVEKLCQTFLRAHQAFVHEIGTDIQEKNSSPSPRGRSSSELFFVESSGRFSPGTSPNVSTSGRPVSETSSVENPDLDIVKQEHPDPVTREEHMREELVSPGTLAKRMQYLPNPGLNIIDMTQLSPTYLGTPYPRPLLFPRPSPQPFHLFAPKLKEKNKLESSNEINESRTDEHHGQSSNVSVETNFSQKSSESVGLEQSSVQEHQSPDEVENSKLYHACSICHQKFNSSKALSIHMVLHDRGLQSYIPKRNRKAIFPQKHEHTGSEYGSTPGELFTCSTCGKSFKDNRSLKFHRYNHVLRHVCPICGKRFSRSWNLQRHKKSHFKVGMSGWQVTSENSEDLARSEDEDGENLSNSFNDDEDVRMSSAQAEDEPVDLTEPGKSERGELGPP; encoded by the exons ATGGAGTCAGCACCCCTTTCAATGGTCTACAGAAGTGAAAAACAGCTTCCAAAATTAAATTTGGCCTTCCAGGAGTTCTATGAGCATGAGGAGTTCTGTGACATCACCCTAGTAGCCACTACAAAGCGGTTCCGAGCCCACCGGGTGATCCTAGCTGCCTTCAGTCCATACTTCTATCAAGCTTTCTCTCAACAGAACAGCTATCTGTCGGAGTTCAGCTGCCATCGCTTCGATGAAGGCAGCCTAAAATGCCTGTTAGATTTCTGTTACTCAGGTGTGATTACTGTCAACTCGGTGTCAGCAGAGAAGCTCCTGTCAGTTGCTACAGTCTTACAAATCAAAGAAGTGGAGAAACTCTGCCAGACGTTTCTGAGAGCACATCAGGCATTTGTTCATGAG attgGCACAGATATTCAGGAGAAGAATTCTTCACCATCTCCAAGGGGAAGGAGCTCTAGCGAGTTGTTTTTCGTCGAAAGTTCAGGTCGATTCAGTCCTGGAACTAGCCCTAATGTCTCCACATCAGGCCGTCCTGTTTCAGAGACCAGCTCTGTGGAGAACCCAGACCTGGATATAGTGAAGCAAGAGCACCCTGATCCAG TAACTAGAGAGGAACATATGAGAGAGGAGCTTGTATCACCTGGCACCCTAGCCAAGAGGATGCAGTACCTACCTAACCCAGGCCTGAACATCATTGACATGACACAGCTATCTCCAACCTACCTAGGAACTCCATACCCCAGGCCCCTGCTGTTCCCGAGACCCTCTCCTCAGCCTTTTCATCTCTTTGCTCCAAAACTCAAAGAAAAGAACAAACTGGAAAGCAGcaatgaaatcaatgaaagcaGAACTGATGAACATCATGGCCAGAGCTCTAACGTATCTGTAGAGACCAATTTCTCACAGAAATCCTCCGAATCAGTTGGACTAGAACAGTCAAGTGTCCAAGAGCATCAATCTCCTGACGAGGTTGAAAACTCAAAGTTGTACCATGCCTGCTCAATATGTCACCAGAAGTTCAACAGCAGCAAAGCCTTGAGCATCCATATGGTACTTCATGACAGAGGCCTCCAATCTTATATACCAAAGCGTAACAGAAAGGCTATTTTTCCGCAGAAACATGAGCACACAGGTAGTGAATATGGGAGCACCCCCGGGGAACTCTTCACATGTAGTACATGTGGCAAAAGTTTCAAAGACAACCGGTCACTGAAATTTCACCGCTACAACCATGTTTTGCGGCATGTCTGCCCTATCTGTGGCAAGCGTTTCTCCCGGAGCTGGAATCTACAGAGACACAAGAAATCTCACTTCAAGGTGGGCATGTCAGGATGGCAGGTCACGTCTGAAAATTCAGAGGACCTGGCCAGATCAGAAGACGAGGACGGGGAAAATCTGAGCAACTCCTTTAATGATGATGAGGATGTCCGCATGTCTTCTGCACAAGCAGAGGATGAACCGGTTGATTTGACAGAACCGGGCAAATCCGAGAGAGGAGAACTAGGGCctccttaa
- the LOC105342563 gene encoding proteasome subunit alpha type-5: MFLTRSEYDRGVNTFSPEGRLFQVEYAIEAIKLGSTAIGIQTSEGVVLAVEKRVTSPLIEASSIEKVFEVDDHIACAMSGLIADSRTLIDRARVEAQNHWFTYNAKMSVESVTQAVSNLALQFGDDDADPGAMSRPFGVALLFAGIDNKGPQLYHMDPSGTFIQYDAKAIGSGSEGAQQALQDTYHKSMTLKEACKSALTILKQVMEEKLNSSNVEMGTVTKEKKKYHMFSKQELEDVIKDI, translated from the exons atgtttctAACAAGATCTGAATATGATCGGGGAGTGAACACTTTTTCACCAGAAGGCCGACTATTTCAAGTGGAGTATGCCATCGAGGCTATAAAG CTTGGGTCCACTGCTATTGGTATACAGACTTCAGAAGGTGTGGTTCTTGCAGTAGAAAAGAGAGTCACCTCTCCGTTAATTGAAGCCTCCAGTATAGAGAAAGTGTTTGAGGTGGATGACCATATAG CGTGTGCAATGAGTGGATTAATTGCAGACTCGCGGACCCTCATAGACCGAGCCAGAGTTGAGGCACAG AATCATTGGTTTACGTACAATGCCAAGATGTCAGTGGAGAGTGTGACCCAGGCAGTCAGTAACCTGGCCCTACAGTTTGGTGACGATGACGCAGACCCAGGAGCAATG AGCCGTCCGTTTGGTGTAGCCTTACTTTTTGCTGGCATTGACAACAAAGGACCTCAGCT ATACCACATGGATCCCTCTGGAACATTTATACAGTATGATGCAAAGGCAATTGGTTCAGGATCAGAGGGTGCACAGCAAGCCCTACAGGATACCTACCACAAG tCTATGACCCTAAAAGAGGCCTGTAAATCAGCTCTAACAATTCTGAAACAAGTTATGGAGGAAAAACTGAACTCTTCCAATGTTGAG ATGGGAACAGTGACAAAAGAGAAGAAGAAATACCACATGTTCTCTAAACAAGAGCTTGAAGATGTGATTAAAGACATTTAG
- the LOC105342564 gene encoding uncharacterized protein, with protein sequence MDPKHVIFYLILCLKYVTTYDICNVVHSSICGKEECVCKMMKGKKICQTCDVWCDRTDSIECNHGTCTPLGCQCDPCYTGDSCSEYNNLYAPEYVHLVFVAKVETFSRGVLRGVAATDHDASSCLEAGQTQCHCSRVIHRIVGVSSNHGDFKINHDTGDISYDVMGEDIIEVYLAGYNYDEFGYPDSRENRIGYAKVNIYVTDKVMPDLETHLFSMENVPNIYAWREEIFEEHSGKLKNEHLRYRRQAQSSIPDNVTAVLALTAGDSPSPDTYFYNYLPISLTISIPEGSSFIATKIYSELTTGNSPMFYFCDPDVTFVGSNFFGWSPTQFTTTLTSPNEPQVNDVLEIDLGVVTNDGSDFNTAEENDIVMEFNAYVMDPTDTVFDQPIRIFADILWDNATWMVVEKDFIIRDHANTPTDPLVTVVGPASLNPGATGTWTVKTFIHHPHTDLSVDIYGTSPSAVTPCSAFYLGHGDAYMCYNNSQVSSTSSASGGGGYLFTLGKIFNTDYNVSDHSEKYFSFLVYGEMPSSATVGQNYSFTVDVDLSGTAFSFQQDVTSSDAAVPQAPGSPTLNLSPFSSTIHQGGQETIDVTATLIVNETDTYKVIVRNPTPTNEQVHICDVTLGTVGTNVMCGVNKFNVTYISNENNNLNDEVIIDLGILTNVALDPDVMNNTVSVSVTVCYVSTGTLNLGDTVTIDGELQHGSVTDAPQSTSLTVAAGTPTATAPVVTLDYENGHTEILPRGHAVYDLTLTLPPNTYYENVNITFLSGYTVTPTTSICSVSVSVTGNLTCSRFSPAVYIPNSVQNTVQDSGYIMLGSLENTGGQDVVVTARVVVALVDISVVDGQTVITNASVTYNSGSIWQGSITSTVNSVNTYPSSTVIYSLTSPQIIGVSNGGGAEFLLTAELPVGAITQLTIVATAGHSEIAICRVYVKSAGANIPCVSNDVTEIQTKYASGGGNSEISFTLPSVTNSGESPLPANNRITFGVIVLVRDGYDYGNLGNAHFNLDITHTDDWSTGTEAAQVYVNSSNAYTAAAPVLQLDAPFGLNVVKGSTIPIHTKVYTSPMSKTDYTINFAPTPLGKIHVCNVKLLSRGKHVCIDDTPMTTFVSSPDNSTYDSGSIQLGNILNWGPTGSTVQVDDNLLIVEVTLAIVNDVSVSVGNTLTCAVDLTHTVSQTVSDSASLSVVSTPTSVLTNIAVTNNPPNAGAVTAFISDYVTWGVNLHLPQTTDRYVMTIDTPYSAGEAHLTLVNASYVGAGNDIGCSQNTTVSFTLLSALSTSQMTQMTVDLGVISNTGSSLLNEFNTQNTNDNVVQFSFTFQVTDHPANIDNSIQSFTISVAGDNGGSASTTGSVTIQVDATQTALLEFDTWTDSLHHSLRRSGEELKLYGRLNLVNTSTAHASTVVVHYLLPTYTTFVAVNEWTVLQPTATVTAAGGVDLSYPLITFTDFPTFSLNVTMDPNSAFEFGSVNIQSVLPAEVTYMSLQRPDRDDISTHNTLLDIVQFAFDSTVCDKIIGTDTTAIADSQISASSEANIASNVKRSSATGWRPNKRGKPFCENEFVEIDFINRIKIIALSVLSAGDDNTDYVTNFTVQYSNDGVFWTDLTDNTTNVKTFQVAFDGTKTINDAYRFPLHKSEEFTTAYVRIIPKSGNTRACDPALRVEFEGCTIGANNVNSTGTSTPTYTVQERSLLTDTVAGAMFACIKSGVDGANMCSRSNDNGTSWEEIDGIGEVVGVVTNTSTLVGVSQDGMSQLCSHDDGVTWNSCLGVEVSEITSDANYVTSTPQPFDDFIGTPDDTMFSTYGFSHPHYDVTGVMNGIKVRTLASGSWNLAAWWGTSDWSLL encoded by the exons ATGGACCCCAAacatgttatattttatttgattcttTGTCTGAAATACGTAacaa CTTACGATATCTGCAATGTGGTCCATTCAAGTATATGTGGAAAAGAAGAGTGTGTTTGCAAAATGATGAAAGGAAAGAAAATATGTCAGACCTGTGACGTTTGGTGCGACAG AACTGATAGCATAGAATGTAACCATGGCACCTGTACACCCCTGGGCTGTCAGTGTGACCCCTGCTACACGGGAGACAGCTGTAGTGAATACA ACAACCTGTACGCCCCGGAGTATGTCCACCTGGTGTTTGTTGCTAAGGTAGAGACGTTCTCCCGCGGGGTGTTACGAGGCGTGGCAGCTACGGACCATGACGCCAGTAGTTGTCTAGAGGCGGGCCAGACCCAGTGTCACTGTTCCAGGGTCATCCACCGAATAGTGGGCGTATCTTCCAACCACGGGGACTTTAAAATAAACCATGACACTGGTGATATCTCTTATGACGTCATGGGCGAAGACATCATCGAGGTGTATCTGGCAGGGTATAATTACGATGAGTTTGGGTACCCCGACAGTCGAGAGAATCGCATTGGTTATGCTAAGGTGAATATATACGTCACAGACAAAGTAATGCCAGATTTGGAAACACATTTGTTCAGTATGGAAAACGTTCCAAACATTTATGCATGGAGGGAGGAAATCTTTGAAGAGCACTCAGGAAAACTGAAAAATGAACATCTCAGATACAGAAGACAAGCG CAATCCTCTATCCCTGATAATGTGACTGCGGTGCTAGCATTGACGGCCGGCGACAGCCCTTCACCCGACACTTACTTCTATAACTATCTTCCTATTTCCCTGACAATTTCCATTCCGGAAGGCAGTAGTTTCATAGCAACCAAAATCTACAGCGAACTGACCACTGGTAACAGTCCCATGTTTTATTTCTGTGACCCTGACGTCACTTTCGTCGGGAGTAATTTCTTTGGTTGGAGCCCCACCCAGTTCACCACAACACTGACGTCACCCAATGAACCGCAG GTAAATGATGTCCTTGAAATTGACCTTGGCGTTGTCACCAATGACGGCAGTGACTTCAACACAGCTGAAGAGAACGATATCGTCATGGAGTTTAATGCTTACGTCATGGATCCGACAGACACCGTGTTCGACCAACCAATCAGAATCTTTGCTGACATACTCTGGGACAACGCGACGTGGATGGTGGTAGAGAAGGATTTCATCATAAGAGATCACGCT AACACCCCCACTGACCCATTGGTTACGGTGGTTGGTCCGGCGAGTCTTAACCCTGGAGCTACCGGGACATGGACTGTTAAAACCTTCATCCATCACCCCCACACTGATCTCTCAGTAGATATATACGGGACATCACCGTCAGCTGTCACGCCCTGCTCAGCTTTCTACCTTGGTCATG GTGATGCGTACATGTGCTACAACAACTCACAGGTGTCCTCCACATCCAGCGCTTCTGGGGGCGGCGGATACTTGTTCACACTTGGAAAGATCTTCAACACAG ACTATAACGTATCCGACCATAGCGAGAAATATTTCTCGTTCCTGGTGTACGGAGAAATGCCTTCCTCGGCCACGGTGGGACAGAACTACAGCTTCACGGTGGATGTCGATCTGAGTGGGACGGCGTTCTCATTCCAACAAGACGTGACGTCATCAGACGCTGCTGTCCCCCAGGCT cCCGGAAGTCCAACTCTGAATCTGTCGCCATTTTCTTCTACGATTCACCAAGGTGGCCAAGAAACAATTGACGTCACAGCTACATTAATCGTAAACGAGACAGACACGTATAAGGTTATAGTAAGAAACCCAACACCAACCAACGAGCAGGTACACATATGTGACGTCACACTCGGAACTGTGGGTACCAATGTTATGTGTGGAGTCAACAAGTTCAACGTCACTTATATTAGCAAT GAAAACAACAATTTAAACGATGAAGTCATTATTGACTTGGGCATACTCACTAACGTGGCACTGGACCCTGACGTCATGAACAACACGGTCAGTGTGTCCGTCACGGTTTGCTACGTCAGCACGGGCACCCTGAACCTCGGAGACACCGTCACCATTGACGGAGAACTACAGCATGGGTCAGTCACCGACGCCCCGCAGAGCACATCCTTAACTGTTGCAGCAGGGACACCCACTGCAACG GCACCAGTTGTAACATTGGATTACGAAAACGGACACACAGAAATCCTTCCGAGAGGACATGCCGTGTATGACCTTACTCTGACCCTGCCTCCAAACACCTACTATGAGAACGTAAACATCACCTTTCTGTCGGGGTACACGGTCACACCCACCACGTCCATCTGTTCTGTGTCTGTCTCCGTCACTGGGAACCTGACCTGCAGCAGATTCAGTCCCGCCGTGTATATACCAAACAGCGTCCAGAACACGGTCCAGGACAGCGGCTACATTATGCTGGGGTCCCTGGAGAACACTGGGGGTCAGGACGTGGTCGTGACGGCCCGTGTGGTGGTCGCTCTTGTGGACATAAGTGTTGTAGACGGACAGACTGTCATAACAAACGCCTCCGTCACCTACAACTCCGGAAGCATATGGCAGGGATCCATAACATCTACCGTCAACTCCGTTAACACTTACCCATCCTCA ACAGTTATATATTCCCTCACATCACCACAAATAATTGGAGTCTCCAACGGAGGAGGAGCAGAATTCCTTCTGACGGCAGAACTTCCTGTCGGTGCCATTACTCAACTGACAATTGTAGCTACAGCCGGCCATTCGGAAATAGCCATTTGTAGAGTCTACGTTAAGTCCGCTGGAGCAAATATACCATGTGTCTCGAACGATGTAACAGAAATCCAAACGAAATATGCCAGCGGTGGGGGTAACTCAGAGATCAGCTTCACTTTGCCGTCTGTGACCAACTCAG gAGAAAGCCCATTACCAGCCAACAACAGGATAACCTTTGGGGTCATTGTTTTGGTACGTGATGGGTATGACTACGGTAACCTTGGCAATGCGCATTTTAATCTGGACATAACCCATACCGACGATTGGTCCACTGGAACAGAAGCTGCGCAAGTCTACGTCAACTCCAGCAATGCGTACACG gcTGCTGCACCAGTTCTCCAGCTAGACGCTCCTTTCGGGTTAAATGTGGTCAAAGGCTCGACCATTCCTATTCACACCAAGGTTTACACATCGCCAATGTCCAAGACCGATTACACCATCAACTTTGCTCCGACACCTCTCGGAAAGATTCATGTGTGCAATGTGAAATTACTGTCAAGGGGTAAACATGTCTGCATTGACGATACACCGATGACAACATTTGTCAGTAGTCCAGACAACAGCACGTACGACTCGGGATCAATTCAACTCGGCAACATACTCAACTGGGGACCCACCGGTTCAACGGTACAAGTCGATGACAACTTG TTGATCGTAGAGGTAACTCTCGCGATAGTTAATGACGTCAGTGTGAGTGTGGGGAACACGCTGACCTGTGCTGTGGATTTGACCCACACTGTGTCACAGACGGTGTCCGACTCGGCGTCCCTGTCTGTTGTATCCACTCCCACGTCT GTACTAACCAATATTGCCGTGACAAATAACCCGCCAAACGCTGGAGCGGTGACCGCTTTCATCAGTGACTACGTGACGTGGGGTGTGAACCTGCACCTACCACAAACCACCGACCGCTACGTGATGACTATAGACACGCCCTACTCCGCAGGGGAGGCCCATCTCACACTCGTTAACGCCAGTTACGTGGGAGCAGGCAATGATATTGGGTGTTCCCAAAATACAACAGTTTCTTTTACCCTGTTGTCTGCCTTGTCAACATCCCAGATGACTCAAATGACGGTTGACCTGGGCGTGATTTCTAACACTG GTTCTTCTCTGCTGAATGAATTCAACACTCAAAATACCAACGACAATGTCGTGCAGTTCAGTTTCACGTTCCAAGTCACCGACCATCCTGCTAACATAGACAACTCTATCCAATCATTTACCATCTCAGTAGCAGGGGACAATGGAGGATCCGCCTCAACAACCGGAAGTGTAACCATACAAGTCGACGCTACACAAACTGCTCTTTTGGAGTTCGACACATGGACAGATTCACTACATCATTCGCTGAGACGTTCTGG AGAAGAGCTAAAACTGTACGGACGGTTGAATTTGGTTAACACATCCACTGCGCATGCTTCGACGGTAGTGGTTCACTATCTGTTGCCGACCTACACCACGTTTGTGGCGGTAAATGAGTGGACGGTTCTCCAGCCCACCGCCACAGTCACCGCAGCCGGCGGCGTGGATCTCTCG TACCCTTTGATAACATTCACAGATTTCCCAACATTTTCCCTGAATGTAACTATGGATCCGAACTCGGCGTTTGAGTTTGGTAGTGTGAATATACAAAGCGTTTTACCTGCTGAGGTGACTTACATGTCCCTACAAAGGCCGGACCGAGACGATATCAGTACGCACAACACGCTCCTGGACATCGTGCAGTTTGCGTTCGATTCAACTG TTTGCGATAAAATTATCGGGACAGACACAACAGCCATTGCTGACTCTCAGATTTCTGCTTCTTCTGAGGCGAACATCGCTTCAAATGTGAAGAGATCGTCTGCCACAGGATGGAGACCAAATAAAAGAGGAAAGCCTTTCTGTGAGAACGAGTTCGTGGAG aTTGACTTTATAAATAGAATAAAGATAATCGCTTTATCGGTTCTGTCGGCTGGTGACGATAACACTGATTACGTCACTAATTTCACGGTTCAGTACAGCAATGACGGGGTATTCTGGACCGACCTCACCGACAACACAACCAATGTCAAG acATTCCAAGTTGCGTTTGACGGAACTAAGACTATAAACGACGCGTATCGATTTCCGTTACATAAATCTGAGGAGTTCACGACCGCCTACGTCAGAATCATTCCAAAGTCGGGCAACACGAGGGCATGCGATCCAGCCCTCCGGGTGGAGTTTGAAGGGTGCACGATAGGGGCCAATAATGTAAACA GTACAGGAACGAGCACTCCTACTTACACCGTACAGGAGAGGTCTCTTCTTACAGACACCGTAGCAGGGGCCATGTTCGCTTGCATCAAGAGTGGAGTGGA tgGCGCAAATATGTGTTCTCGCTCAAATGACAATGGAACTTCATGGGAAG AGATTGACGGAATTGGGGAAGTGGTGGGCGTAGTCACCAACACCTCAACACTGGTGGGAGTCTCCCAAGACGGCATGTCACAACTGTGTAGTCATGACGACGGCGTCACGTGGAACAGTTGTTTAGGTGTTGAGGTCTCAGAAATAACGTCAGATGCAAATTACGTCACCAGTACACCACAACCCTTTGATGATTTTATTGGCACACCAGACGACACTATGTTTTCCACTTATGGCTTTAGTCATCCCCACTATGATGTTACAG GAGTAATGAATGGGATAAAAGTTCGCACCCTGGCGAGCGGATCCTGGAATTTAGCGGCGTGGTGGGGAACCTCTGACTGGTCTTTGCTGTGA